A window of the Parambassis ranga chromosome 17, fParRan2.1, whole genome shotgun sequence genome harbors these coding sequences:
- the LOC114449363 gene encoding tetratricopeptide repeat protein 39C-like → MADPAEPAPGSVEEQKPERINDAELALKGINMLLNNGFKESNELFRAYRNHSPLMSFGASFVSFLNAMMTFEEEKMQMAFEDLKATEKLCESENTGVIETIKNKIKRSVDSQRSGVAAVDRLQRQIIIADCQVYLAVLSFIKQELSAYIKGGWILRKAWKMYNKCYSDITHLQESSSRRAPEQPSPSPSSSSDPSNHSHSSPGPSPSQRLDGISPEALDRLKGSVSFGYGLFHLCISMVPPHLLKIVNLLGFPGDRTQGLSALTYASESKDMKAPLATLALLWYHTVVQPFFALDGTDTQAGLLEAKSILQQREAVYPNSSLFMFFKGRVQRLECQISSALTSFSDALELASDQREIQHVCLYEIGWCSMIELNYEEAYKAFERLKTESRWSQCYYAYLTGACQGATGDLEGAVAVFKDVQRLFKRKNNQIELFSMKRAEKLRGSSLSKDLCILCVIEILYLWKALPNCSTAKLQTMTKVLQGIDDVSSAGLKNLLLGAINKSLHNTKDAIQYFQLAVRDEVGRLSNSYVQPYSCYELGCVLLNSPESAMKGRMLMLQAKEDYAGYDFENRLHVRIHSALASMRAAAQP, encoded by the exons GAACCACAGTCCTCTGATGAGTTTTGGGGCCAGTTTTGTGAGTTTTCTG aaTGCCATGATGACATTTGAAGAGGAGAAAATGCAGATGGCCTTCGAGGATCTCAAAGCTACTGAGAAACTGTGTGAGAGTGAAAACACTGGTGTCATTGAAACCATTAAAAACAAGATCAAGCGGAGT GTGGACTCCCAGAGGTCAGGGGTGGCTGCAGTAGACCGACTCCAGCGGCAGATCATCATTGCAGACTGCCAGGTCTACCTCGCAGTTCTGTCTTTCATCAAACAAGAGCTGTCAG CATATATCAAAGGAGGCTGGATCCTCCGCAAAGCCTGGAAGATGTACAACAAATGttacagtgacatcacacatctacaagagagcagcagcaggagggccCCTGAACAGCCGTCTCCATCACCGTCCTCCTCTTCTGACCCGTCCAACCACAGCCACTCTTCACCTGGGCCAAGTCCATCCCAGAGACTAGACGGCATCAGTCCAGAGGCTTTGGATCGGCTCAAAGGTTCAGTCAGTTTTGGTTACGGCCTTTTCCATCTCTGTATCTCAATGGTGCCGCCGCACCTACTGAAGATCGTCAACCTGCTGGGCTTCCCAGGAGACCGCACTCAGGGCCTGTCGGCGCTCACGTACGCCAGTGAAAGTAAGGACATGAAGGCCCCCTTAGCTAC CTTGGCCCTCTTGTGGTACCACACAGTAGTGCAGCCCTTCTTTGCCTTGGATGGCACAGACACTCAGGCAGGCCTGCTCGAAGCCAAGTCCATTCTTCAACAAAGAGAAGCTGTCTATCCAAACTCTTCCCTCTTCATGTTTTTCAAAGGCAGAGTTCAGCGCCTTGAG TGTCAGATCAGCAGTGCCTTGACGTCCTTCAGTGATGCCTTAGAGCTGGCATCTGACCAGAGGGAGATTCAGCACGTGTGCTTATATGAAATAG GCTGGTGCAGCATGATTGAGCTGAACTATGAAGAGGCCTACAAAGCATTTGAGCGACTGAAGACTGAATCTCGCTGGTCCCAGTGCTATTATGCCTATCTAACTGGAG cGTGCCAAGGAGCCACAGGTGATCTGGagggagctgttgctgttttcaAGGATGTTCAAAGACTTTTCAAACGCAAGAATAATCAGATTGAGTTGTTTTCTATGAAGAGG GCTGAGAAGCTAAGGGGTTCCAGTCTATCCAAAGACCTGTGCATCCTGTGTGTGATTGAGATCCTCTATCTGTGGAAAGCTCTGCCCAACTGCTCTACTGCCAAGCTACAGACAATGACTAAAG TCTTGCAGGGGATTGACGATGTCTCATCTGCGGGCCTGAAAAACCTGCTTCTTGGTGCCATAAACAAAAGTCTCCATAATACCAAAGATGCCATTCAG tattTCCAGCTGGCTGTAAGGGACGAGGTGGGTCGTCTGAGCAACTCTTATGTTCAGCCCTACTCCTGCTATGAACTGGGCTGTGTGCTGCTCAACTCCCCAGAG TCGGCAATGAAGGGACGAATGCTAATGCTTCAGGCTAAG GAGGACTACGCTGGGTATGATTTCGAGAACAGACTCCATGTTCGTATTCATTCAGCTCTGGCCTCTAtgagagctgcagctcagccttgA